The following proteins are encoded in a genomic region of Arthrobacter jiangjiafuii:
- a CDS encoding leucyl aminopeptidase family protein has protein sequence MQLPSNGSAKAAPKNRAAPGPDLPGTAMTAVSAIGQLNARTGAPTAGTGLHPAASEGVDVLVVALAAAAETSAREDTEEALHPTPAPRRGAVETALAYGVDVAARAATAGFTGKAGETLLVQPPSGRAEELPGKLIYLGVGDESVQGMRKAGAALARTTRGDAKVRAAVLDGLGAEAQQAFLEGFFLGGYRAPRLGKTPAGPPMAREMELTGLDPDALRLAEITARAVWFSRDLTNLPPDVATPEWMAAQSRAAAARAGLEITVLDEAELKRRGFGGLLAVGSGSANPPRLVQVSYRPAAETGAHVVLAGKGITFDSGGISLKPRDAMMSMKMDMAGAAVVLAVVEAAAALGLEHRVTGVLALAENAIGGSAYRPGDVVRTYNGTTVEIGNTDAEGRMVLADALAYAAAELSPDVLVDIATLTGAAALGLGQQHGALFSNTPGLLRAMEQAGQVSGDRIWQLPLVHEYEYALESDTADLAHVAPPALKFGAGAIVAALFLEKFVDGVPWAHLDIAGPMRAGSDNHETAKGATGFGTRLLISFLRNATFPPKAQDAG, from the coding sequence ATGCAGCTGCCTTCCAATGGATCCGCCAAGGCCGCCCCGAAGAACAGGGCGGCCCCCGGGCCTGATCTGCCGGGCACGGCGATGACCGCTGTGTCCGCAATCGGGCAGCTAAATGCACGGACCGGCGCCCCCACCGCCGGGACCGGGCTCCACCCTGCTGCCTCCGAAGGTGTTGATGTCCTGGTCGTGGCACTGGCTGCCGCAGCAGAAACCAGCGCCCGGGAAGACACGGAGGAAGCACTGCACCCCACTCCGGCGCCCCGCAGGGGCGCCGTGGAAACGGCGCTGGCCTACGGTGTGGACGTGGCAGCCCGTGCTGCCACCGCCGGTTTTACCGGCAAGGCCGGGGAAACGCTCCTGGTCCAGCCGCCGTCGGGCCGCGCTGAAGAGCTGCCGGGCAAACTGATTTACCTGGGCGTCGGCGACGAGTCGGTCCAGGGCATGCGCAAGGCCGGCGCCGCGCTGGCCCGGACAACCCGGGGAGACGCGAAGGTCCGGGCGGCAGTCCTCGACGGGCTGGGCGCTGAGGCGCAGCAGGCATTCCTTGAAGGCTTTTTCCTCGGCGGCTACCGTGCCCCGAGACTGGGCAAGACGCCCGCGGGTCCGCCCATGGCCCGGGAAATGGAACTTACCGGGCTTGATCCCGACGCCCTGCGCCTGGCGGAAATCACCGCCCGCGCGGTCTGGTTCTCCCGCGACCTCACCAACCTGCCACCCGATGTCGCCACCCCGGAGTGGATGGCAGCGCAGAGCCGCGCTGCCGCCGCCCGCGCCGGGCTGGAAATCACTGTCCTGGACGAGGCGGAGCTGAAACGCCGCGGCTTCGGGGGCCTGCTTGCCGTCGGATCTGGGTCCGCGAACCCGCCGCGGCTGGTCCAGGTCTCCTACCGCCCGGCAGCGGAGACCGGAGCGCACGTTGTCCTGGCCGGCAAGGGCATCACCTTCGATTCCGGCGGCATCTCCCTGAAGCCGCGCGACGCCATGATGAGCATGAAAATGGACATGGCCGGCGCCGCCGTCGTCCTGGCCGTCGTCGAGGCTGCTGCAGCCCTGGGCCTTGAACACCGTGTCACTGGTGTGCTGGCGCTGGCGGAAAACGCCATCGGCGGCTCGGCCTACCGCCCCGGGGACGTGGTGAGGACCTATAACGGCACCACGGTTGAAATCGGCAACACCGACGCCGAAGGCCGGATGGTGCTGGCAGATGCCCTCGCCTACGCCGCGGCCGAACTGTCCCCGGATGTCCTGGTGGACATTGCCACGCTGACCGGTGCCGCGGCCCTGGGCCTGGGCCAGCAGCACGGGGCACTGTTCTCCAACACGCCCGGGCTGCTCAGGGCCATGGAACAGGCCGGGCAGGTATCCGGCGACCGGATCTGGCAGCTGCCGCTGGTGCACGAATATGAATACGCCCTGGAATCAGACACCGCGGACTTGGCGCATGTGGCGCCGCCGGCCCTGAAATTCGGTGCCGGGGCCATCGTGGCCGCACTGTTCCTGGAGAAGTTCGTCGACGGCGTTCCGTGGGCCCACCTGGACATTGCCGGACCCATGCGGGCCGGATCGGACAACCATGAAACCGCCAAGGGTGCCACGGGCTTTGGCACCCGGCTGCTGATTTCGTTCCTGCGTAATGCAACATTTCCGCCGAAGGCGCAGGACGCCGGCTAG
- a CDS encoding DUF3117 domain-containing protein, translating into MAAMKPRTGDGPMEVTKEGRSLILRVPIDGGGRLVVELNAEEAGMLKDCLLGVTSS; encoded by the coding sequence ATGGCTGCAATGAAACCGCGCACAGGGGATGGGCCTATGGAGGTCACCAAGGAAGGGCGGAGCCTGATCCTTCGGGTACCGATCGACGGCGGCGGCCGCCTTGTCGTGGAACTGAACGCCGAGGAAGCCGGCATGCTCAAAGACTGCCTGCTGGGCGTCACGAGCAGCTAG
- a CDS encoding DNA-3-methyladenine glycosylase I — MSVVKGADGRLRCPWAGASPDYQRYHDEEWGRPVTGETALFERLSLEAFQSGLSWITILRKRPAFRAAFAGFDPAAVARFTDADRERLLADAGIVRNRAKIDAVITNARALLELPDGESLGGLLQAHRPDPARPAPVDSSDVPAITPESTALAKALKQRGFRFVGPTTAYAMLQATGYVNDHLENCWVRHGG, encoded by the coding sequence ATGAGCGTTGTGAAGGGGGCAGACGGACGGCTTCGCTGCCCCTGGGCAGGGGCCAGCCCCGACTACCAGCGCTATCACGACGAGGAATGGGGCCGGCCGGTCACCGGTGAAACGGCACTCTTTGAACGCCTGAGCCTCGAAGCCTTCCAATCCGGGCTGAGCTGGATCACCATCCTGCGCAAGCGGCCGGCCTTCCGGGCAGCGTTTGCCGGTTTCGACCCCGCCGCGGTTGCACGCTTTACCGATGCGGACCGCGAGCGCCTGCTGGCCGACGCCGGAATTGTCCGTAACCGGGCCAAGATCGACGCCGTCATAACCAACGCCCGGGCGCTGCTGGAGCTGCCCGACGGCGAGAGCCTGGGCGGCCTGCTGCAGGCGCACCGGCCCGATCCGGCACGCCCGGCACCGGTGGACAGCTCCGATGTTCCGGCCATCACGCCCGAGTCCACGGCACTGGCAAAGGCCCTGAAACAGCGGGGCTTCCGTTTTGTCGGGCCCACCACTGCGTACGCCATGCTGCAGGCCACCGGCTACGTCAACGACCATCTGGAGAACTGTTGGGTGCGGCATGGAGGGTAG
- a CDS encoding DivIVA domain-containing protein produces MTTFLVFVAVLAAGAVALAATGLPDSRFSRVLPGVRPSRRSATGAAVPADPGLAEPDPRLPPVLLPEHPRPSDIGRLRFSVGLRGYRMDQVDAVLDRLATALAERDAAVADRDAALAAARRPPAADPGRPGQA; encoded by the coding sequence GTGACAACCTTCCTGGTCTTCGTAGCTGTCCTGGCCGCCGGGGCAGTGGCCCTGGCGGCAACCGGACTCCCGGACTCCCGATTCTCCCGGGTGCTCCCCGGGGTCCGGCCGTCCCGTCGTTCTGCCACAGGGGCGGCCGTGCCCGCCGACCCCGGCCTGGCTGAGCCTGATCCGCGCCTGCCGCCGGTGTTGCTGCCCGAGCATCCCCGGCCATCCGATATTGGCAGGCTGCGGTTTTCCGTAGGGCTGCGCGGCTACCGCATGGACCAGGTGGACGCGGTGTTGGACCGGCTGGCCACGGCGCTCGCCGAACGCGATGCAGCCGTGGCCGATCGCGATGCCGCGCTCGCCGCCGCACGGCGCCCTCCCGCCGCCGATCCCGGCCGGCCGGGCCAGGCATGA
- a CDS encoding TIGR00730 family Rossman fold protein, whose protein sequence is MEFSDNTSPARAVSPRKRGPVELRRAQAGSPQSDAYLLDTQDQTHFTHTDPWRVMRIQSEFVEGFGSLSELGPAVSVFGSARSLPGSAYYKLGEEVGRLLAVEGLAVITGGGPGSMEAANKGAVEADGVSVGLGIELPFETGLNDWVDLGINFRYFFVRKTMFVKYAQGFIVLPGGFGTMDELFEAMTLVQTQKVTSFPIVLIGTAFWTPLLDWVRNTLLAEGMVSAKDLELIHVVDDPAEAVRLIIADSAGHLSP, encoded by the coding sequence ATGGAATTCAGCGACAACACTTCGCCTGCCCGTGCCGTCAGCCCGCGTAAGAGGGGACCCGTGGAACTGCGCCGCGCCCAGGCCGGTTCGCCGCAGTCGGACGCCTATCTGCTGGACACCCAGGACCAGACCCATTTCACGCACACCGACCCCTGGCGGGTGATGCGGATCCAGAGCGAGTTTGTGGAGGGGTTCGGCTCCCTGTCGGAGCTTGGCCCGGCGGTCAGCGTATTTGGTTCCGCGCGGAGCCTGCCCGGCTCCGCCTATTACAAGCTGGGCGAGGAAGTGGGGCGGCTGCTCGCGGTTGAAGGGCTGGCCGTGATCACCGGCGGCGGGCCCGGATCGATGGAGGCAGCGAACAAGGGTGCGGTGGAAGCCGACGGGGTGTCCGTGGGACTGGGCATCGAACTGCCGTTTGAGACCGGCCTGAACGACTGGGTGGATCTGGGGATCAACTTCCGGTACTTCTTTGTCCGCAAGACGATGTTCGTGAAGTACGCCCAGGGCTTTATCGTCCTGCCGGGCGGATTCGGCACCATGGATGAACTCTTTGAAGCCATGACGCTGGTCCAGACCCAGAAGGTCACGTCCTTCCCGATCGTGCTGATCGGTACGGCGTTTTGGACGCCGCTCCTGGACTGGGTCCGGAACACGCTGCTCGCCGAAGGCATGGTCTCGGCCAAGGACCTGGAGCTGATCCATGTGGTCGACGACCCCGCGGAGGCCGTCCGGCTGATTATCGCCGACAGTGCCGGGCACCTTTCCCCCTAG
- a CDS encoding amino acid ABC transporter ATP-binding protein — MTRDTSAGATPDTAAPLVSLKNVNKHFGDLHVLQDINLDVARGEVVVVIGPSGSGKSTLCRAINRLETIDDGVIAIDGKVLPAEGKALAKLRADVGMVFQSFNLFAHKSIVDNVSLGPVKVKGMKSAEAKKLAMDLLERVGVANQANKLPAQLSGGQQQRVAIARALAMKPKVMLFDEPTSALDPEMINEVLDTMVGLAKEGMTMIVVTHEMGFARKAADRVVFMADGQIVEQASPEEFFTNPKSDRAKDFLGKILAH; from the coding sequence ATGACCCGTGACACATCCGCAGGCGCGACGCCTGATACTGCCGCACCACTCGTTTCACTGAAAAACGTTAACAAGCACTTCGGCGACCTCCATGTCCTCCAGGACATCAACCTCGATGTTGCCCGTGGCGAAGTGGTAGTGGTAATCGGACCGTCAGGTTCCGGAAAATCGACACTCTGCCGTGCCATCAACCGGCTGGAGACCATCGACGACGGCGTAATCGCCATCGACGGCAAGGTCCTCCCGGCGGAAGGCAAGGCGCTCGCAAAGCTGCGTGCCGACGTCGGAATGGTCTTCCAGTCCTTCAACCTCTTTGCGCACAAGAGCATCGTCGACAATGTGTCGCTCGGCCCGGTCAAGGTCAAGGGTATGAAGTCCGCCGAGGCCAAGAAGCTTGCCATGGACCTGCTGGAGCGCGTGGGTGTGGCCAACCAGGCCAACAAGCTTCCCGCGCAGCTCTCCGGCGGCCAGCAGCAGCGTGTGGCAATTGCGCGCGCGCTGGCGATGAAGCCCAAGGTGATGCTGTTCGATGAGCCCACCTCGGCCTTGGATCCGGAAATGATCAACGAAGTCCTGGACACCATGGTGGGCCTGGCCAAGGAGGGCATGACCATGATCGTGGTGACCCACGAAATGGGCTTCGCCCGCAAGGCCGCCGACCGCGTGGTCTTCATGGCAGACGGCCAGATCGTCGAGCAGGCCTCTCCGGAGGAATTCTTCACCAATCCCAAGAGCGACCGCGCCAAGGACTTCCTGGGGAAGATCCTCGCCCACTAA
- a CDS encoding glutamate ABC transporter substrate-binding protein, producing the protein MRKTRYAAVAFAAAAALTLSACGSDAGNEASGDSTGSGEKITIGIKFDQPGLGFKEGAEYTGFDVDVAKYVAQELGYSEDQIEWKETPSAQRENVLENGEVDMIFATYSITDARKERVAFAGPYFIAGQDLLVNADNSDINGPEDLDGKTLCSVTGSTSAQKIKDTYAAGVNLLEQGGYANCVTAMQGGQVDAVTTDDIILAGLASTEANAGKFKVVGNPFTEEQYGVGISKDNEKCEDINAAITKMIEEGAWEEAIKANTEGADYTFNAELNPPTPAACA; encoded by the coding sequence ATGCGCAAGACCCGCTACGCAGCAGTGGCATTCGCCGCCGCCGCAGCACTGACCCTGTCCGCCTGCGGAAGCGACGCCGGCAACGAAGCCAGCGGAGACTCCACCGGTTCCGGAGAGAAAATCACCATAGGCATCAAGTTCGACCAGCCGGGCCTGGGCTTCAAGGAAGGTGCCGAGTACACCGGTTTCGACGTCGACGTCGCCAAGTACGTCGCCCAGGAGCTCGGCTACTCCGAGGACCAGATCGAGTGGAAGGAAACCCCTTCCGCACAGCGTGAGAACGTGCTGGAAAACGGCGAAGTGGACATGATCTTCGCTACCTACTCCATCACCGACGCCCGCAAGGAGCGCGTGGCCTTCGCCGGACCGTACTTCATCGCCGGCCAGGACCTGCTGGTCAACGCCGACAACTCCGACATCAACGGCCCGGAGGACCTGGACGGCAAGACCCTGTGCTCGGTCACCGGTTCCACGTCCGCGCAGAAGATCAAGGACACCTACGCCGCAGGCGTGAACCTGCTGGAGCAGGGCGGCTACGCCAACTGCGTCACCGCCATGCAGGGTGGCCAGGTTGACGCCGTCACCACCGATGACATCATCCTCGCCGGCCTTGCTTCCACTGAAGCCAACGCCGGCAAGTTCAAGGTCGTGGGAAACCCGTTCACCGAAGAGCAGTACGGTGTCGGCATCTCCAAGGACAACGAGAAGTGCGAAGACATCAATGCGGCCATCACCAAGATGATCGAAGAAGGCGCCTGGGAAGAGGCCATCAAGGCCAACACCGAGGGTGCCGATTACACCTTCAACGCCGAGCTGAACCCGCCGACCCCGGCGGCCTGCGCCTAG
- a CDS encoding amino acid ABC transporter permease: MGGFFALFEDYDVVAAFWVNIQLAFWAAIASLVLGTILAVMRISPIASLRWFGTAYVNIFRNTPLTIIMVFSVLGLWGQLQVNFTKDFELNFFLLAVLSLSIYHAAFVCEAIRSGVNTVPLGQAEAARSIGLSFLPAAWLIILPQAFRGAVAPLGNVLIALVKNTTVAAAASVAEASGLMKTMIEFRPDVMTQVFLTFAIGFVVIVIPIGLLTTWASKKLAVAR; the protein is encoded by the coding sequence ATGGGTGGTTTCTTCGCCCTCTTCGAGGATTACGACGTCGTCGCTGCGTTCTGGGTCAACATCCAGCTGGCGTTCTGGGCTGCCATCGCGTCGCTGGTGCTCGGCACCATCCTCGCCGTCATGCGGATCTCGCCGATCGCCAGCCTGCGCTGGTTCGGCACCGCCTACGTCAATATCTTCCGCAACACCCCCCTGACCATCATCATGGTGTTCTCCGTCCTGGGCCTGTGGGGGCAGCTCCAGGTCAATTTCACCAAGGACTTCGAGCTCAATTTCTTCCTGCTGGCCGTGCTGTCGCTGAGCATTTACCACGCAGCGTTTGTCTGCGAAGCCATCCGGTCCGGCGTCAACACGGTGCCGCTGGGACAGGCTGAGGCCGCGCGTTCCATCGGGCTCTCCTTCCTCCCCGCCGCCTGGCTGATCATCCTGCCGCAGGCATTCCGCGGCGCCGTCGCCCCGTTGGGCAACGTGCTGATCGCCCTGGTGAAGAACACCACCGTGGCCGCCGCGGCCAGTGTGGCCGAGGCCTCCGGCCTGATGAAGACCATGATCGAATTCCGGCCCGACGTCATGACCCAGGTCTTCCTGACCTTTGCCATCGGATTCGTCGTCATTGTGATCCCCATCGGCCTGCTGACCACGTGGGCCTCGAAGAAACTGGCGGTGGCCCGATGA
- a CDS encoding amino acid ABC transporter permease, with protein sequence MSTQAVLFDVPGPRAKRRILVFNVLGALLVLGILAVAVNGLAAKDQFEAAKWTPFLEWETWQYTLLPGLLATLKAAGVAVITSIAFGLVFGFGRLSQLAPLRWVCDVVVEFLRAVPVLLMMIFLYQFFAKSTPMEASDAPFWAVVVALTLYNGSVIAELVRSGVFGLPKGQREAGLAIGLTPSQSLRSIEIPQALVAMLPALLGQFVVILKDSALGYIIGYTDLLANAQRFGAGAGNMLPSLLVAALIFILINMLLTFTAQRLSRLLGARAGKLLEREDAIDPEGVEAPVK encoded by the coding sequence ATGAGCACGCAGGCTGTTCTGTTCGATGTCCCGGGGCCCAGGGCCAAGCGCCGCATCCTGGTCTTCAATGTCCTGGGCGCGCTGCTGGTGCTGGGTATCCTGGCCGTTGCCGTCAACGGGCTGGCGGCGAAGGACCAGTTCGAGGCTGCCAAGTGGACGCCTTTCCTGGAGTGGGAGACCTGGCAGTACACCCTGTTGCCGGGCCTGCTCGCAACCCTGAAGGCTGCCGGCGTCGCCGTCATCACCTCCATTGCCTTCGGGCTGGTCTTCGGCTTCGGCCGGCTGTCCCAGCTGGCTCCGCTGCGCTGGGTGTGCGACGTCGTCGTTGAGTTCCTGCGCGCCGTGCCGGTGCTGCTGATGATGATCTTCCTGTACCAGTTCTTCGCCAAGTCCACTCCCATGGAGGCTTCGGACGCACCGTTCTGGGCCGTGGTGGTGGCGCTGACCCTGTACAACGGATCAGTCATCGCCGAGCTCGTACGCTCGGGCGTCTTCGGGCTGCCCAAGGGACAGCGCGAGGCAGGCCTGGCGATCGGGCTGACACCGTCGCAGTCACTGCGCAGCATCGAAATCCCGCAGGCCCTCGTGGCCATGCTGCCGGCGCTGCTGGGCCAGTTCGTGGTGATCCTCAAGGACTCCGCGCTGGGCTACATCATCGGGTACACCGATCTGCTCGCCAACGCCCAGCGCTTCGGCGCAGGCGCCGGCAACATGCTGCCGTCCCTGCTCGTGGCGGCCTTGATCTTCATCCTGATCAACATGCTGCTGACCTTCACCGCGCAGCGCCTCTCGCGCCTGCTCGGCGCGCGGGCCGGAAAGCTGCTGGAGCGTGAAGACGCCATCGATCCCGAAGGTGTCGAAGCGCCGGTGAAATAG
- the dapE gene encoding succinyl-diaminopimelate desuccinylase, with protein MTVSPSPALDLTQDVASLTAELMDIQSVSGNEQRIADAVEAALRTLPHLEVVRDGDSIIARTMLGRSERVILAGHLDTVPLPTVEGSRGTVPSSWDGDVLYGRGATDMKGGVAVQLALAAGLAEPSRDVTFVFYDHEEVEASLSGLGRLQDSHPQWLQADFAVLLEPTNGTVEGGCNGTMRFHASTAGRAAHSARAWMGENAIHAAAEILTRLRDHEPATVTVEGLDYRESLNAVKIWGGTAGNVIPDAATVEINYRFAPDKSIDEADAYVRNLLAGFDLVRTDAAAGARPGLDQPAAASFVAVVGEEPKPKYGWTDVARFSALGIPAVNFGPGDALLAHTDNEHVRAQDIRDCLAALRTWLS; from the coding sequence ATGACTGTTTCGCCATCCCCTGCCCTTGACCTGACCCAAGATGTTGCGTCGCTGACCGCCGAGCTGATGGACATCCAAAGCGTGTCCGGCAACGAGCAGCGCATCGCCGATGCAGTGGAGGCGGCCTTGCGTACCCTGCCGCACCTGGAAGTGGTGCGCGACGGCGACTCCATCATCGCCCGCACCATGCTGGGCCGCAGCGAGCGGGTGATCCTGGCCGGGCACCTGGACACCGTGCCGCTGCCCACCGTTGAAGGATCGCGTGGAACGGTTCCCTCCTCCTGGGACGGTGACGTTCTGTACGGCCGCGGCGCGACCGATATGAAGGGCGGGGTGGCCGTGCAGCTGGCCCTGGCCGCAGGGCTGGCCGAACCGTCACGGGACGTCACGTTCGTGTTCTACGACCATGAGGAAGTCGAAGCCTCGCTCTCCGGGTTGGGCCGGCTGCAGGACAGTCATCCGCAGTGGCTGCAGGCGGACTTTGCCGTGCTCCTGGAACCCACCAACGGCACGGTGGAAGGCGGCTGCAACGGCACCATGCGCTTCCACGCCAGCACCGCGGGCAGGGCAGCCCACTCGGCCCGGGCGTGGATGGGGGAGAACGCCATCCACGCGGCGGCCGAAATCCTGACCCGGCTGCGCGACCATGAACCGGCCACCGTGACGGTCGAAGGACTGGATTACCGGGAGTCGCTGAACGCGGTGAAGATCTGGGGAGGCACTGCGGGGAATGTCATTCCCGATGCAGCGACGGTCGAAATCAATTACCGCTTCGCGCCGGACAAGTCCATTGACGAAGCAGATGCGTACGTGCGGAACCTGCTTGCCGGGTTTGACCTGGTCCGGACCGACGCCGCAGCGGGGGCCCGGCCGGGCCTGGACCAACCGGCCGCCGCCAGCTTTGTCGCCGTCGTCGGCGAGGAACCCAAGCCCAAATACGGCTGGACCGACGTGGCCCGCTTCAGCGCGCTGGGTATCCCGGCCGTGAACTTCGGCCCGGGCGACGCGCTGCTGGCCCACACCGACAATGAGCATGTGCGGGCGCAGGACATCCGCGACTGCCTGGCTGCGCTGCGGACCTGGCTGAGCTAG
- the dapD gene encoding 2,3,4,5-tetrahydropyridine-2,6-dicarboxylate N-succinyltransferase, with protein sequence MTSSTSPAPTTRTASGLGLATVTENGTVLDVWYPSPALAPLASAADDAPDGLAAELSAAAAAMTDTARGTRGEVLRTEIDLDAPVSSTADAYLRLHLLSARLTAPNSLNLDGIFGQLPNVVWTSFGPCAVDGFEAVRLRLRARGPVTVFGVDKFPRMTDYVVPSGVRIADAGRVRLGAHLAEGTTVMHEGFVNFNAGTLGVSMVEGRISAGVVVGNGTDVGGGASIMGTLSGGGREKITLGERVLLGANSGVGISIGDDSVVEAGLYVTAGTRVAVLVPGEEPQTVKAVELSGVPNLLFRRNSLTGTVEALARSGASVELNAALHAN encoded by the coding sequence ATGACTTCAAGCACCTCCCCCGCTCCGACCACCCGCACCGCCTCCGGCCTGGGCCTGGCTACCGTTACCGAGAACGGCACCGTCCTGGATGTCTGGTATCCGAGCCCTGCCCTCGCGCCCCTGGCCTCCGCTGCGGATGATGCGCCGGACGGCCTCGCCGCCGAGCTCTCGGCCGCTGCCGCCGCCATGACCGACACAGCCCGCGGGACCCGCGGCGAGGTCCTGCGCACCGAGATTGACCTGGACGCCCCGGTCTCCTCCACCGCAGATGCCTATCTTCGGCTGCACCTGCTCTCCGCCCGCCTCACGGCACCGAACAGCCTGAATCTGGACGGCATCTTCGGCCAGCTGCCGAACGTGGTGTGGACCAGCTTCGGGCCCTGCGCCGTGGACGGCTTTGAGGCCGTGCGGCTGCGGCTGCGCGCCCGCGGACCGGTTACCGTGTTTGGCGTGGACAAGTTCCCGCGCATGACCGATTATGTGGTGCCCTCCGGCGTCCGGATCGCCGACGCGGGCCGGGTCCGCCTCGGCGCACACCTGGCGGAAGGAACCACCGTGATGCACGAGGGTTTCGTGAACTTCAACGCCGGCACACTGGGCGTCTCCATGGTGGAAGGCCGCATTTCGGCAGGCGTAGTGGTCGGCAACGGGACCGACGTCGGCGGCGGGGCCTCGATCATGGGCACCCTCTCCGGCGGCGGCCGGGAGAAGATCACCCTCGGCGAGCGGGTGCTGCTCGGCGCCAACTCGGGGGTGGGCATCAGCATCGGCGACGACTCAGTGGTGGAGGCAGGCCTTTATGTCACGGCCGGCACGCGGGTGGCAGTCCTGGTGCCCGGCGAGGAGCCGCAAACGGTAAAGGCCGTGGAACTCTCCGGCGTCCCGAACCTGCTCTTCCGCCGCAATTCGCTCACCGGTACCGTTGAAGCACTTGCCCGCAGCGGAGCGAGCGTGGAACTGAACGCCGCTCTGCACGCCAACTAG
- the galE gene encoding UDP-glucose 4-epimerase GalE has product MRILVTGGTGYIGSHTTLALLEAGHDVVVLDNLANSSEESLKRVQDLAGRTADFVHADLLDEAAVDAVFSRFSIDAVIHFAGLKAVGESVAKPLYYYHNNVGGTLTLLRMMDKHDVRTLVFSSSATVYGASEEVPLTEKMPMDAVNPYGRTKEQIEDILADLGAADGRWNIALLRYFNPAGAHESGRIGEDPTGVPNNLLPFVAQVAVGRREKVMVFGNDYPTPDGTGVRDYIHVVDLAAGHLAALQYITVKSGVHRWNLGTGNGSSVLEVLAAFSKAAGKEIPYEITARRPGDAAVSYADPSAALADLGWSAHRSLEAMCEDHWRWQKNNPQGYAS; this is encoded by the coding sequence ATGCGAATACTAGTTACCGGAGGCACGGGATACATCGGTTCCCACACAACGCTGGCCCTGCTGGAGGCCGGCCACGACGTGGTGGTGCTGGACAACCTGGCCAACTCAAGCGAAGAATCCCTGAAGCGGGTCCAGGACCTGGCCGGCCGTACGGCGGACTTTGTGCACGCCGATCTGCTGGACGAGGCAGCGGTGGATGCCGTGTTTTCCCGTTTCAGCATTGATGCCGTCATCCATTTTGCCGGGCTCAAGGCCGTGGGCGAATCGGTGGCCAAGCCCCTGTACTACTACCACAACAACGTGGGCGGGACCCTGACCCTGCTGCGGATGATGGACAAGCATGATGTCCGCACCCTGGTGTTCAGTTCCTCGGCCACTGTGTACGGCGCGTCCGAAGAGGTCCCGCTGACCGAAAAAATGCCGATGGACGCCGTCAACCCCTACGGCCGCACCAAAGAGCAGATCGAAGACATCCTGGCGGACCTGGGTGCGGCCGACGGGCGCTGGAACATTGCCCTGCTGCGCTACTTCAACCCGGCCGGCGCGCACGAGTCCGGCCGCATCGGCGAGGACCCCACCGGAGTCCCGAACAACCTGCTGCCGTTCGTGGCGCAGGTGGCAGTGGGCCGGCGCGAGAAGGTCATGGTTTTCGGCAACGACTACCCCACCCCCGACGGCACCGGCGTGCGTGACTATATCCACGTGGTGGACCTGGCCGCCGGGCACCTCGCGGCGCTGCAGTACATCACAGTGAAGTCCGGCGTGCACCGCTGGAACCTTGGCACCGGCAACGGCTCTTCCGTGCTCGAAGTGCTGGCAGCATTCTCCAAGGCCGCAGGCAAGGAGATCCCCTACGAGATCACCGCGCGCCGGCCCGGTGACGCCGCCGTGAGCTACGCCGATCCCTCGGCGGCCCTGGCAGACCTGGGCTGGTCGGCGCACCGCAGCCTGGAAGCCATGTGCGAGGACCACTGGCGCTGGCAGAAGAACAACCCGCAGGGTTACGCCTCCTGA